One segment of Neosynechococcus sphagnicola sy1 DNA contains the following:
- a CDS encoding M20 metallopeptidase family protein, with protein MFATSSPSRPIDHSQIRPAVRSLQSQLVEWRRHLHQRPELSFREQLTAAFVAHKLQAWGIEHQTGIAQTGIVAVIPGRQPGPVLAIRADMDALPIQEENQVPYRSCHDGVMHACGHDGHVAIALGTALYLAEHAAEFAGTVKIIFQPAEEGPGGAKPMIEAGVLEHPHVDAIIGLHLWNNLPLGTVGVRSGALMAAVEAFRCKIFGKGGHGAMPHQTVDSIVVGAQIVSALQSIVARNVNPIDSAVVTVGEFQSGTASNVIADTADLSGTVRYFNPAYELFFAQRIEQVIAGICQSYGASYKLDYWRLYPAVINDDGMTELVRSVAATVVEPPVGIVPECQTMGGEDMSFFLQAVPGCYFFLGSANPEKALAYPHHHPRFDFDETVLGLGVEIFLRCIEKFGNLAKGQAVDEIPRTITKRSGSKEAEG; from the coding sequence ATGTTTGCCACCTCCTCTCCTTCGCGGCCAATTGATCATAGCCAAATTCGGCCTGCTGTGCGATCGCTCCAGTCGCAACTGGTGGAGTGGCGGCGACACCTGCACCAACGTCCCGAACTGAGTTTTCGGGAGCAGTTGACGGCGGCATTTGTGGCTCACAAGCTGCAAGCCTGGGGAATTGAGCATCAGACAGGGATTGCCCAAACAGGGATTGTTGCTGTGATTCCGGGACGTCAGCCGGGACCAGTGCTGGCAATTCGAGCCGATATGGATGCACTGCCAATCCAGGAAGAAAATCAGGTTCCCTACCGTTCCTGTCACGATGGAGTGATGCATGCCTGTGGTCATGACGGCCATGTGGCGATCGCCTTGGGAACAGCTCTCTATCTGGCTGAACACGCGGCGGAGTTTGCCGGAACGGTGAAAATAATTTTCCAACCCGCAGAGGAAGGACCGGGAGGCGCGAAGCCCATGATTGAGGCCGGGGTGCTAGAGCACCCTCACGTTGATGCCATTATCGGTTTACACCTATGGAATAACTTGCCCCTTGGCACCGTGGGGGTGCGCAGTGGTGCCCTAATGGCTGCGGTGGAAGCCTTCCGCTGCAAAATTTTCGGGAAGGGAGGCCATGGTGCCATGCCCCATCAAACGGTGGATTCAATTGTCGTTGGCGCTCAAATTGTCAGTGCTCTGCAATCGATCGTGGCCCGGAATGTGAATCCGATTGATTCAGCAGTCGTGACGGTGGGGGAGTTCCAATCTGGAACTGCTTCCAATGTCATTGCCGATACAGCTGATCTCAGTGGGACGGTACGGTATTTCAACCCAGCCTATGAACTCTTCTTTGCCCAGCGGATTGAGCAGGTAATTGCTGGCATCTGTCAGAGCTATGGAGCTAGCTACAAACTGGACTATTGGCGGTTGTATCCCGCCGTGATTAATGATGACGGGATGACAGAACTGGTACGTTCGGTTGCCGCAACGGTAGTGGAACCCCCGGTGGGCATTGTCCCAGAATGCCAGACCATGGGAGGGGAGGATATGTCGTTCTTTCTGCAAGCAGTGCCGGGGTGCTATTTCTTCCTGGGGTCAGCCAATCCTGAAAAAGCCCTCGCCTATCCCCATCATCATCCCCGATTTGATTTCGATGAAACAGTCTTGGGGCTGGGGGTGGAAATTTTCCTCCGTTGTATCGAGAAGTTCGGTAATCTTGCCAAGGGTCAGGCTGTTGATGAAATCCCCAGGACGATCACAAAACGGAGTGGTTCTAAAGAAGCCGAGGGTTAA